A genomic region of Spirochaetota bacterium contains the following coding sequences:
- a CDS encoding NAD(P)H-dependent oxidoreductase subunit E, whose protein sequence is MASLDAVVKQVVSKYKNDKTRLMDIITDVQSELGCVSDEAVSQIAKLLDCSKVDVEGVITFYHFFTKTPRGKYTVYLNNSAVANMKGRAAIAKAFEDAVGCSFGRTTSDGIIGLYDTSCIGMNDQEPAAIINGIVFTNLTQDKVKEIVAGMKAGKDVKDLVKEYGDGANQSDLIRAMVKNNIMRKGPVLFAPYDQGSAIKAALSKKPEDVIEEVKIANLRGRGGAGFPTGMKWEFCRKAEGAKHYVICNADEGEPGTFKDRVILTELPHMLFEGMAIAGYAVGANEGIIYLRAEYLYLKKYLEKVLEDLRAKNILGKNIAGKGFDFDIRIQMGAGAYVCGEESALIESAEGKRGEPRNRPPFPVQKGYLGYPTTVNNVETLCCAVRIMLEGGEWFAKMGTAQSKGTKLLSVSGDCQNPGIYEVEFGTTVNTLLEMVGGRNAKAVQVGGPSGTCIGKKDFGRRICFDDLATGGSIIIIGPDRDLFEIVHNFMDFFVEESCGWCVPCRAGNVILKQKLEKIMSGKASTKDIQELEDWCKIVKATSRCGLGQTSPNPIYTTIQNFREMYEAKVKKDTDYVSTFDLLAAVEESCKAAGRIPKVEEH, encoded by the coding sequence ATGGCAAGCTTAGATGCGGTTGTTAAACAGGTTGTTTCAAAGTACAAAAACGACAAGACCCGTTTAATGGACATCATCACAGATGTGCAGTCCGAATTAGGGTGTGTGTCGGATGAGGCTGTTAGTCAGATTGCTAAGCTACTTGATTGTTCAAAGGTTGATGTTGAAGGAGTGATAACATTTTACCACTTCTTTACAAAAACCCCAAGAGGCAAGTACACAGTATATCTGAATAACAGTGCGGTTGCTAATATGAAAGGCCGAGCTGCAATTGCAAAAGCATTTGAAGATGCTGTTGGCTGCAGCTTTGGAAGAACAACTTCTGATGGCATTATTGGATTGTACGATACTTCTTGTATCGGAATGAACGATCAGGAGCCTGCTGCTATCATTAATGGTATTGTTTTTACAAACCTTACTCAGGATAAGGTAAAAGAGATAGTAGCCGGGATGAAAGCCGGAAAAGATGTGAAGGATCTTGTAAAAGAGTACGGTGATGGTGCAAATCAGTCCGATTTGATCCGTGCAATGGTAAAGAATAATATTATGCGTAAAGGCCCGGTACTCTTTGCACCGTATGATCAAGGTTCTGCAATTAAGGCTGCACTTTCTAAGAAACCGGAAGATGTCATTGAAGAAGTAAAAATTGCTAATCTGCGAGGAAGAGGCGGTGCGGGTTTCCCAACTGGTATGAAATGGGAATTTTGTAGAAAGGCTGAAGGTGCAAAGCATTATGTTATTTGCAACGCAGACGAAGGTGAACCGGGAACTTTCAAGGACCGCGTAATTTTAACCGAGTTGCCTCATATGTTATTTGAAGGCATGGCTATTGCAGGTTATGCCGTAGGGGCCAATGAAGGTATTATATACCTTAGAGCTGAATACCTGTATTTGAAGAAATACCTTGAAAAGGTACTGGAAGATTTACGTGCCAAAAATATTCTTGGCAAAAACATTGCAGGCAAAGGATTTGATTTTGATATCAGAATACAGATGGGTGCGGGAGCGTATGTATGCGGTGAGGAATCAGCACTCATTGAATCAGCAGAAGGCAAGCGTGGTGAACCACGTAATCGTCCACCATTTCCGGTACAAAAAGGTTACCTGGGTTATCCTACAACGGTAAATAATGTTGAAACATTGTGTTGTGCAGTTCGCATCATGTTAGAAGGCGGTGAATGGTTTGCCAAGATGGGTACTGCACAGTCTAAAGGAACAAAATTATTGAGTGTTTCTGGGGATTGTCAGAATCCAGGCATATACGAGGTTGAATTTGGCACAACTGTCAATACATTATTAGAAATGGTTGGTGGAAGAAATGCAAAGGCTGTTCAGGTTGGTGGTCCATCAGGTACATGCATTGGCAAGAAAGATTTTGGACGAAGAATCTGCTTTGATGATCTTGCTACTGGTGGTTCAATTATTATCATTGGCCCGGATCGCGATCTTTTTGAAATAGTCCATAATTTCATGGATTTCTTTGTGGAAGAATCCTGCGGCTGGTGTGTGCCCTGTAGAGCAGGTAATGTTATATTAAAGCAAAAATTAGAAAAGATAATGTCAGGGAAGGCATCCACAAAAGATATTCAGGAACTTGAAGATTGGTGTAAGATAGTGAAAGCTACCAGCCGTTGCGGTTTGGGACAAACATCACCAAATCCAATATATACAACTATCCAGAATTTCAGAGAAATGTATGAAGCAAAAGTAAAGAAGG